A region from the Pelobates fuscus isolate aPelFus1 chromosome 3, aPelFus1.pri, whole genome shotgun sequence genome encodes:
- the CRB3 gene encoding protein crumbs homolog 3 produces the protein MATPTANVTTNTDEPKLSQSALLAAIIVPSVVGGLIIIGILIFIFIKVRELRRTEGTYRPSQEEQVGSRVEPNSTLKLPPEERLI, from the exons TCACAACCAATACAGATGAACCAAAACTGTCG CAATCTGCACTCCTAGCAGCCATCATCGTCCCGTCTGTGGTGGGAGGATTAATTATCATTGGAATACTGATCTTCATTTTCATCAAAGTGCGTGAGTTACGTCGAACAGAGGGAACCTACAGACCTAGCCAAGAGGAACAAGTAGGATCGCGGGTGGAGCCCAACAGTACTCTAAAATTACCCCCCGAGGAAAGGCTCATCTAA